From the genome of Papaver somniferum cultivar HN1 chromosome 2, ASM357369v1, whole genome shotgun sequence, one region includes:
- the LOC113352333 gene encoding zinc finger MYM-type protein 1-like, which produces MSNGERVDRRWLVYSTVKDRVLCFSCKFFKGDGVDCQLDTNGYNDWYNLGKKLRQHDTCEGHIESMSKWNELERHLKKKETIDKAMQEQIKKEKEYWKQVLVRIVSLIKTLAKNNLAFRGDNEKIGEANDGNFLSFIEMIVEFDLVMQDHLRSFKDQDIHHHYLSPKIQNELISLLAHHVREKIVEKIQEGKYFSVLLDCTSDISREEQMSLIIRSMDYLRTPKVEEYFLGFLKVEETTGLGLFDELKNLLEKLNLDIDDIRGQGYDNGANMKGKK; this is translated from the coding sequence ATGAGTAATGGGGAAAGGGTTGATAGGAGATGGCTAGTATATTCAACTGTTAAGGATCGCGTGTTATGTTTTAGTTGCAAATTTTttaaaggagatggggttgattgtCAGTTGGATACCAATGGCTATAATGATTGGTATAATCTTGGTAAAAAACTTAGACAACATGATACTTGTGAGGGACATATAGAATCCATGTCAAAGTGGAATGAGTTGGAAAGACATTTAAAGAAAAAGGAAACCATCGATAAGGCGATGCAAGAACAAATCAAGAAGGAAAAGGAGTATTGGAAACAAGTCTTGGTTAGAATAGTTTCTCTTATAAAAACTCTTGCTAAAAATAATTTAGCTTTTCGTGGGGATAATGAAAAGATTGGCGAAGCAAATGATGGTAATTTTCTCAGCTTTATTGAAATGATTGTGGAATTTGATTTGGTAATGCAAGACCATCTTCGGAGTTTCAAAGATCAGGACATTCACCATCATTATCTTAGTCCCAAGATCCAAAACGAGTTGATTTCTTTATTGGCACACCATGTGAGAGAGAAAATTGTTGAAAAAATTCAAGAAGGAAAATATTTTTCTGTGTTGTTGGATTGTACTTCGGATATAAGCCGTGAAGAACAAATGTCTCTCATTATAAGATCTATGGATTACTTAAGAACTCCGAAAGTTGAAGAATATTTTCTAGGTTTCTTGAAGGTGGAAGAAACAACTGGACTAGGACTTTTTGATGAGCTTAAAAACCTTTTGGAGAAACTTAATCTTGATATTGATGATATTAGAGGTCAAGGGTACGATAACGGGGCAAAtatgaaaggaaaaaaataa